The [Flavobacterium] thermophilum genome has a segment encoding these proteins:
- the yuaF gene encoding Uncharacterized membrane protein yuaF: protein MFSHSPEVVYGWVLVVSALLTVLYFFFSDVLDGLFDVADHPLFSPQLILSFFIVGSAVGLLAEWYTDWASSLVLWLAIGVALVAVLLLHFFVFLPLRSAEASLGYTDADLEGALAKVIVPVPPDGFGEILISRKSGAVAKAAKSANNEAIPSGEEVIIVQMENGVAVVARHDPYHLSI, encoded by the coding sequence TTGTTCAGCCATTCGCCTGAAGTTGTGTACGGATGGGTGCTTGTCGTCAGTGCGTTGTTGACGGTTTTGTATTTTTTCTTCAGCGATGTGCTTGACGGTTTGTTCGATGTGGCTGATCATCCGCTGTTTAGCCCGCAGCTCATTTTATCGTTTTTCATTGTTGGCAGCGCGGTCGGATTGCTGGCGGAATGGTACACAGACTGGGCATCGAGCTTGGTTCTGTGGCTTGCCATCGGTGTGGCGCTTGTTGCTGTGTTGCTGTTGCACTTTTTCGTTTTTTTGCCGCTCCGTTCGGCTGAGGCGTCACTTGGATATACGGACGCCGATTTGGAGGGAGCGCTCGCCAAAGTGATCGTCCCGGTGCCGCCTGATGGGTTTGGTGAAATTCTCATCTCCCGCAAAAGCGGGGCGGTGGCCAAAGCGGCGAAAAGCGCAAATAATGAGGCCATTCCGTCAGGGGAAGAGGTCATCATCGTACAAATGGAAAACGGCGTCGCTGTGGTGGCGAGGCACGATCCGTATCACCTTTCCATCTAA
- a CDS encoding Predicted membrane protein, with translation MEFRDYEEFWPFYLTQHRKRATRRWHFVGTSFVFLFVIIAIATRNAWWLLGAPIAAYALAWFSHFFIEGNNPATFGHPFGSLRADFRMYRLMLTGQLGRELERLGISEE, from the coding sequence ATGGAATTCCGCGATTATGAAGAGTTTTGGCCCTTTTATTTGACCCAGCACCGGAAACGAGCGACAAGGCGTTGGCATTTTGTCGGAACGAGCTTCGTGTTTTTGTTTGTGATCATCGCGATCGCGACGAGGAACGCGTGGTGGTTGCTCGGCGCGCCAATCGCCGCCTATGCGCTCGCCTGGTTCAGCCACTTTTTCATCGAAGGAAACAACCCCGCCACCTTCGGCCATCCGTTTGGGTCGCTTCGGGCCGATTTTCGCATGTACAGGCTCATGCTTACGGGGCAGCTTGGGCGGGAATTGGAGCGGCTGGGGATTTCAGAGGAATAA
- a CDS encoding Uncharacterized distant relative of cell wall-associated hydrolases → MKKSFLLSPLVALSLICTSGVPLVYAESGVQVNKVKIQMEQEMDKKQQEERQEIINLINEPVDQEAVKKEIEWMKKNAPDKYNQVISGQQAKGVSALASSGALGTNGDILITYDSESSGWNHGHAAIVRWDGEYIIEAWPGEGVRYYVNNWKTRWKTWKGLWVKGAMGEDYTSAQSYARAQIGEPYSLTATKGQSSKWYCSLLVWKAWENRGFDLDDDGGIIVTPSDLDQDSETITYASSN, encoded by the coding sequence ATGAAAAAATCTTTCTTGCTCTCTCCACTTGTCGCTTTGAGCCTCATTTGCACATCGGGTGTTCCGTTGGTGTATGCTGAGTCGGGGGTGCAAGTAAATAAGGTAAAAATCCAGATGGAACAAGAAATGGACAAGAAACAGCAAGAAGAGCGTCAGGAAATCATAAATTTAATCAATGAACCTGTTGATCAAGAAGCGGTGAAGAAAGAAATAGAGTGGATGAAAAAGAATGCTCCTGACAAGTATAATCAAGTTATTAGCGGGCAACAGGCAAAAGGGGTATCAGCATTAGCATCAAGTGGTGCCTTAGGAACTAATGGGGACATCTTAATTACTTATGATAGTGAAAGTTCTGGATGGAATCATGGTCATGCTGCCATTGTCCGTTGGGATGGTGAATATATAATTGAAGCATGGCCAGGTGAAGGAGTCCGCTACTACGTTAACAACTGGAAAACACGTTGGAAAACATGGAAAGGACTTTGGGTGAAAGGGGCAATGGGAGAGGATTATACATCAGCACAGTCATACGCTAGAGCACAAATCGGTGAGCCGTATAGTTTAACAGCCACAAAAGGTCAATCATCAAAATGGTATTGCTCGTTGCTCGTGTGGAAAGCGTGGGAGAATCGAGGATTTGATTTGGATGACGATGGAGGCATCATCGTGACCCCGTCTGACTTGGATCAAGACTCTGAGACAATAACCTATGCTAGCAGCAACTAA
- the htrA_2 gene encoding Serine protease Do-like HtrA, producing the protein MDMMPFEPTPTPEPKRRGRFVSWLAASVAGAVIGSAATWYVAPKWMHGETNSQTETAETTAKSEALPLQPTGNVNTNMIAAINKVADAVVGVVNIQKQVDFFSEQAQDTEAGTGSGVIFKKEGNAAYIVTNNHVIEGANKVEVALPNGKKVKADIVGADALTDLAVLKIPVEGVTKVASFGDSSKVKIGEPVAAIGNPLGLDLSRTVTEGIVSGKRTMPVSTSAGDWEIDVIQTDAAINPGNSGGALINSAGQVIGINSMKIAETGVEGLGFAIPSENVKPIVEQLMKDGKIKRPYLGVQLVDVADLSDDVRTNELKLPSNITSGAAVTSVEPFSPAAEAGLKSKDVITAINGEKIDSVSALRKYLYTKTSVGDRIKLTIYRDGFETTVSVTLKARDSSQS; encoded by the coding sequence ATGGACATGATGCCATTTGAACCAACCCCAACGCCAGAACCGAAACGCCGCGGCCGCTTCGTATCGTGGCTCGCCGCTTCCGTCGCAGGGGCGGTGATTGGGAGCGCGGCGACGTGGTATGTGGCGCCGAAATGGATGCATGGAGAAACGAATTCCCAAACGGAAACAGCGGAAACGACCGCAAAAAGCGAGGCGCTGCCGCTGCAGCCGACGGGGAACGTCAACACGAACATGATCGCCGCCATTAATAAAGTGGCCGATGCGGTCGTCGGCGTCGTCAACATTCAAAAACAAGTCGACTTTTTCTCCGAACAAGCGCAAGATACGGAAGCGGGGACGGGGTCGGGCGTCATCTTTAAAAAAGAAGGCAATGCGGCCTACATTGTGACGAACAACCATGTCATTGAAGGGGCAAACAAAGTCGAAGTGGCGCTTCCGAACGGCAAAAAAGTGAAAGCCGACATCGTCGGCGCGGATGCACTCACCGACCTTGCCGTCTTGAAAATCCCCGTTGAAGGGGTGACGAAAGTGGCGAGCTTCGGCGACTCGTCGAAGGTGAAAATCGGCGAGCCTGTCGCGGCGATCGGCAACCCGCTCGGCCTTGATTTGTCGCGGACGGTGACGGAAGGGATCGTCAGCGGCAAACGGACGATGCCCGTCTCAACGTCAGCGGGCGATTGGGAAATCGACGTCATCCAAACGGACGCCGCGATCAACCCGGGCAACAGCGGTGGGGCGCTCATTAACAGCGCGGGGCAAGTGATCGGCATCAACAGCATGAAAATCGCGGAAACGGGCGTCGAAGGGCTCGGCTTTGCCATCCCGAGCGAAAACGTCAAACCGATCGTCGAACAGCTCATGAAAGACGGCAAAATCAAACGCCCGTACCTTGGCGTCCAGCTTGTCGATGTGGCGGATTTGTCCGATGACGTCCGCACGAATGAATTGAAATTGCCGTCGAACATCACAAGCGGGGCAGCCGTCACGTCCGTCGAACCGTTCTCCCCAGCCGCCGAGGCCGGATTGAAATCGAAAGACGTCATCACGGCGATCAACGGGGAGAAAATCGACAGCGTCAGCGCGTTGCGCAAATATTTGTATACGAAAACATCGGTGGGCGATCGCATCAAACTGACGATCTATCGCGATGGGTTTGAGACGACCGTATCCGTCACCTTAAAAGCGAGAGACAGCAGCCAATCGTAA
- a CDS encoding Uncharacterized iron-regulated membrane protein, whose translation MHRAAQEGMNAFGAGQTSGAGASTAPMAPRDEGGGSSLMMFVRQLHEGRIGSLDIRWAVDVAAVAMIILTATGIFLSIRTLAAGRRRKQKRMTPAPETT comes from the coding sequence ATGCACCGCGCCGCGCAGGAAGGAATGAACGCGTTCGGGGCGGGGCAGACGTCGGGAGCGGGGGCATCTACGGCCCCGATGGCACCGCGCGACGAGGGAGGCGGATCGTCGCTCATGATGTTCGTCCGCCAGCTGCACGAAGGGAGAATCGGTTCGCTTGACATCCGCTGGGCGGTTGATGTCGCGGCGGTGGCGATGATCATTTTGACCGCGACGGGGATTTTCCTGTCGATCCGCACGCTCGCAGCGGGACGGAGGCGGAAGCAGAAGCGGATGACGCCAGCGCCGGAGACGACATAA
- the arlR_2 gene encoding Response regulator ArlR: MKILLAEDDLHLGELIVHLLKKKGIDHIDWVQEGEDAYDYAMAEFYDVVVLDWMLPNGDGVDICRRLRQNGYTGAILMLTAKDAVHDRVTGLEAGADDYLVKPFEIDELVARLKALARRTFVPLQEEKVAFHGFTLNRTSHTLHRGDEEIFLTPREFQLLDLLVQNQGQVVPRETILDRVWGWDADVSMKTIDATIKLLRKKLKDDVIQTVRGVGYKIEK, encoded by the coding sequence ATGAAAATTTTGCTGGCCGAGGACGATCTTCACCTAGGGGAGCTGATCGTTCACTTATTGAAAAAGAAAGGGATCGACCATATCGATTGGGTTCAAGAGGGCGAAGACGCATACGATTACGCCATGGCGGAGTTTTACGATGTCGTCGTACTCGATTGGATGCTTCCAAACGGCGATGGGGTGGACATTTGTCGACGGTTGAGGCAAAACGGCTACACGGGCGCGATTTTGATGCTGACGGCGAAAGACGCCGTCCACGACCGCGTCACCGGGCTTGAGGCGGGAGCGGACGATTACTTGGTCAAACCGTTTGAAATCGACGAGCTCGTCGCGCGGCTCAAGGCGCTCGCACGGCGGACGTTCGTCCCGCTTCAAGAGGAAAAAGTGGCGTTTCACGGCTTCACCTTAAACCGGACAAGCCATACGCTCCATCGCGGCGATGAAGAGATTTTCCTCACTCCACGCGAGTTTCAGCTTCTCGATTTGCTCGTGCAAAACCAAGGGCAAGTCGTGCCGCGCGAAACGATATTGGACCGCGTCTGGGGGTGGGATGCCGATGTGTCAATGAAAACGATCGACGCGACGATCAAGCTATTGCGCAAAAAGTTGAAAGATGATGTCATCCAAACCGTTCGAGGAGTGGGGTATAAAATTGAAAAATAA
- the yycG_6 gene encoding Sensor histidine kinase YycG, which yields MKNNWREWRDWLRRLGSADLFRRAHWRLTALYSGIFTLFLALFVMIAAALFYWIATSDQERRISRLAEQEANTIEQVLLKQSNFDLFDDENVILLSEDQLFFYVIGPDGGLLAGDEVHPRLRPYFLNALSHLKANERAPVYMSVSLPEHMPGLAREAARDWRVLAAARPLVIHGDFVGMLYIGMDVTSFFGVFHWLLIVLIGLSVLFLAVGVALSFFMSKRALAPIEEAYERQRQFVADASHELRTPLSVVFSSVEALALEEDVMKNDFARRLLDRLRDELKRITKLMNDLLTLARADAKHAALELSKQTFDFRPHAERTFQIMSELAAKKQITMHFHAPEQALVTADPDKLTQLLYILLDNAIKYTPEGGEVTLSIRTEPKHVFLSVKDTGIGIPPEDIGRIFDRFYRVDKARSRQQGGHGLGLSIAKWIVDAHGGAIHVHSQIGEGTEFLVRLPC from the coding sequence TTGAAAAATAACTGGAGGGAATGGCGCGACTGGCTGCGCCGCCTAGGAAGCGCCGACTTGTTCCGCCGCGCCCATTGGCGGCTGACAGCGCTCTACAGCGGCATTTTCACGTTGTTTCTCGCCTTGTTTGTCATGATCGCCGCGGCCTTGTTTTACTGGATCGCCACTTCTGACCAAGAGCGGCGCATCAGCCGCCTCGCCGAGCAAGAGGCGAATACGATCGAACAAGTGCTGCTCAAGCAAAGCAATTTCGACTTGTTTGATGATGAAAATGTCATTTTGTTAAGCGAAGACCAACTCTTTTTTTACGTCATCGGCCCGGACGGGGGCCTGCTCGCCGGGGATGAAGTCCACCCGCGCCTGCGTCCGTATTTTTTAAACGCCTTGTCCCATCTCAAGGCAAATGAGCGCGCTCCCGTCTACATGAGCGTCTCTTTGCCGGAACATATGCCCGGCCTCGCGCGCGAAGCGGCCCGCGACTGGCGCGTGCTCGCCGCCGCCCGTCCGCTCGTCATCCACGGCGATTTCGTGGGCATGCTGTATATCGGCATGGACGTCACGTCGTTTTTCGGCGTGTTCCATTGGCTGCTCATTGTGCTCATCGGCTTATCGGTGCTGTTTCTTGCCGTCGGCGTGGCGCTCAGCTTCTTTATGTCCAAGCGCGCGCTCGCACCGATTGAAGAAGCGTACGAGCGGCAGCGCCAGTTCGTCGCCGACGCCTCTCATGAGCTGCGGACGCCGCTCAGCGTCGTCTTCTCGTCCGTCGAGGCGCTTGCGCTTGAGGAGGATGTGATGAAAAACGACTTTGCCCGCCGCCTGCTCGACCGCCTGCGTGACGAATTGAAGCGAATCACGAAACTGATGAACGACTTGTTGACGCTCGCCCGCGCGGATGCGAAACACGCCGCGCTGGAGCTTTCAAAACAAACGTTCGATTTCCGCCCGCACGCCGAGCGCACGTTCCAGATCATGTCGGAACTGGCGGCGAAAAAACAGATTACGATGCATTTTCACGCTCCCGAGCAAGCGCTCGTCACCGCTGACCCAGACAAATTGACGCAGCTATTGTACATTTTGCTCGACAACGCGATCAAATACACCCCCGAAGGCGGCGAGGTGACGCTGTCGATCCGCACCGAGCCAAAGCACGTGTTCCTTTCCGTCAAAGACACCGGCATCGGCATCCCGCCGGAAGACATCGGCCGCATTTTCGACCGCTTTTACCGCGTCGACAAAGCGCGCTCGCGCCAACAAGGCGGCCACGGCCTCGGGCTGTCGATCGCCAAATGGATCGTCGACGCCCACGGCGGCGCGATCCACGTCCATAGTCAAATCGGGGAAGGAACCGAATTTCTTGTTCGTCTTCCTTGCTAA
- a CDS encoding Uncharacterized HTH-type transcriptional regulator HI_0893 has protein sequence MSDKKQQIIDAATQSFSLFGYKATTMDQVAKMANVGKGTIYTFFKSKEELLDHIVSSVISEIKHEADAAMDDRLPFSENVQRALQRIFTFRQEHELTIKLLQEMRDIGTAAVRDVMKRLDREMIAYIREKIEEAMAKGDIRSCDPELTAFFMFKMYIALSIEWEKDHEPLSQQTIAELFDLYLLKGLSP, from the coding sequence ATGTCGGATAAAAAACAACAAATTATTGATGCCGCCACTCAATCATTTTCGCTGTTCGGCTACAAAGCAACGACAATGGATCAAGTAGCGAAGATGGCTAATGTCGGCAAAGGAACGATTTATACATTTTTCAAAAGCAAAGAAGAGCTGCTTGACCATATCGTTTCCTCTGTTATATCCGAAATTAAGCATGAAGCGGATGCGGCTATGGATGATCGTTTGCCGTTCAGCGAAAACGTCCAACGCGCCTTGCAGCGTATTTTTACATTCCGTCAAGAACATGAATTAACCATCAAACTTTTGCAAGAAATGCGGGATATTGGCACCGCAGCTGTACGAGATGTGATGAAACGCCTTGATCGCGAAATGATTGCCTATATTCGCGAAAAAATTGAAGAAGCGATGGCAAAAGGGGACATTCGCTCTTGCGATCCTGAGTTGACGGCATTTTTCATGTTTAAAATGTACATCGCATTAAGCATTGAATGGGAAAAAGATCACGAACCATTGTCTCAACAAACCATTGCCGAACTGTTTGATCTGTATTTGCTGAAAGGATTGTCTCCATGA
- a CDS encoding YhgE/Pip C-terminal domain, producing the protein MHAFQLWLKEWKAILTNRKVLIPVIAVLFIPLLYSGMFLWAFWDPYDHLDELPVAVVNQDKGAVLNGKEIHLGEDLVEKLKENKQFDWHFVTEHEGEKGLKEQKYYMLIQIPDDFSRNATTLQDDHPKKLQLIYKPNEGFNFLSAQIGETAVEKIKNEVANAITETYAESMFDTIQTVADGLTNASDGAAQLHDGLSQAQDGTNRLYDGMKKAQDGSETLYHHLATLAEKSVSFTDGLHQAANGSLQVQTGIETLYNGMKQMTTGQEKLLSGAKQAQQGTANLASGTRRVYEGMQALDARIPQLLQGSEKLSDGAEKLTASLAQWQEGAAKVQTGATGGLEQLAAQLDALIAHPPDPTQQKAVYEQLKKNVEELNKQVENGIAQLNDGAKALQSNAALLNKGAKKLHEGHIALDRGVDELLAGQQQLVNGADALANGQEQLVSGMKTMYDKMQEAAQGASQLAHGSGTLSSGLQTLAQGADQLQDGTRRLANGSQQVAAGTKELTNGTKHLQDGVNQLTDGSKELADKLKEGAEQASDVKANKAVYDMFAQPVNLHKEEINKVPNYGTGFTPYFLSLGLFVGALLLSIVFPLREPAGVPRSPLHWFLAKFGVLIGVGILQALLADVVLLVGLDLHVKSVPLFIVFSIVTSITFLSVIQFLVTVFGDPGRFIAIVVLILQLTTSAGTFPLELIPRSLQHFNAWLPMTYSVFGLKAVISSGDFSFMWENIGKLLLFVVAMMMGTLVYLTIQHRRQFATAVEQASEA; encoded by the coding sequence ATGCACGCATTTCAATTATGGTTGAAAGAATGGAAGGCCATTCTGACCAACCGCAAAGTGCTGATTCCTGTCATAGCTGTATTATTCATCCCTCTTCTATACAGCGGCATGTTTCTATGGGCATTTTGGGATCCATACGATCATTTGGATGAACTTCCCGTCGCTGTAGTCAACCAAGACAAAGGGGCGGTTCTCAACGGCAAAGAGATTCATCTTGGGGAAGATCTTGTCGAAAAGTTAAAAGAGAACAAGCAGTTTGACTGGCATTTTGTAACCGAACATGAAGGGGAAAAAGGGTTAAAAGAACAAAAGTATTATATGCTCATTCAAATCCCTGACGATTTTTCCCGGAATGCGACAACGCTGCAAGACGATCATCCGAAAAAACTGCAGCTCATTTACAAACCGAATGAGGGATTTAACTTTCTATCGGCACAAATCGGCGAAACTGCAGTTGAAAAAATAAAAAACGAAGTAGCGAACGCCATAACAGAAACATATGCCGAAAGCATGTTTGATACGATTCAAACTGTCGCTGACGGATTGACAAACGCGAGCGACGGAGCCGCACAACTGCATGACGGACTCAGCCAAGCACAAGACGGAACAAACCGACTGTATGATGGCATGAAAAAAGCACAAGACGGAAGTGAAACGTTATATCACCATTTAGCGACACTCGCGGAAAAATCCGTGAGCTTTACTGACGGACTGCACCAAGCTGCCAATGGCTCATTGCAAGTTCAAACCGGAATCGAAACGCTTTACAACGGGATGAAACAAATGACCACTGGGCAAGAGAAACTCCTCTCCGGAGCAAAGCAGGCTCAGCAAGGAACAGCGAATCTTGCTTCAGGGACAAGACGCGTATATGAGGGGATGCAAGCGCTCGACGCCCGCATTCCGCAGCTTTTACAAGGATCTGAAAAATTGAGCGATGGAGCGGAAAAGCTCACAGCTTCACTGGCTCAGTGGCAGGAAGGAGCCGCAAAAGTTCAAACAGGGGCAACAGGCGGGCTTGAACAGTTAGCGGCGCAGCTTGATGCACTCATTGCTCACCCCCCCGATCCGACACAACAAAAGGCGGTGTATGAGCAGCTAAAGAAAAATGTTGAGGAATTAAACAAACAAGTCGAAAACGGCATTGCGCAGTTAAACGATGGAGCCAAAGCATTACAATCAAACGCAGCGTTGTTAAACAAGGGGGCGAAAAAGCTGCACGAAGGGCATATCGCTCTCGATCGCGGAGTCGATGAACTGCTTGCCGGTCAACAACAACTTGTCAATGGCGCAGACGCACTGGCGAATGGCCAAGAACAACTCGTCAGCGGCATGAAAACAATGTATGACAAAATGCAAGAAGCTGCACAAGGAGCAAGCCAGCTTGCCCATGGCAGTGGAACACTTTCTTCAGGCCTGCAAACATTGGCTCAAGGAGCAGATCAGCTTCAAGATGGCACGCGTCGGTTGGCAAACGGTTCACAACAAGTAGCGGCTGGAACGAAGGAATTAACGAACGGGACAAAACATTTGCAAGATGGTGTCAACCAACTGACAGACGGCTCGAAAGAATTGGCGGATAAGTTGAAAGAAGGAGCCGAACAAGCAAGCGATGTCAAAGCCAATAAGGCTGTCTACGACATGTTTGCCCAACCAGTGAATCTCCACAAGGAAGAAATCAATAAAGTGCCGAACTACGGAACAGGGTTTACGCCGTACTTCTTGTCACTCGGATTGTTTGTCGGAGCGCTGTTGCTTTCCATCGTCTTTCCGCTTCGCGAACCAGCAGGGGTTCCACGTTCGCCATTGCATTGGTTTTTGGCTAAATTCGGCGTCTTGATCGGCGTTGGGATTTTGCAAGCACTGCTGGCGGATGTCGTGTTGCTGGTTGGACTCGATTTACACGTAAAAAGCGTCCCGCTCTTTATCGTGTTTAGCATTGTCACTAGCATCACATTTTTATCTGTCATTCAATTTCTTGTTACCGTGTTCGGCGATCCAGGAAGATTTATCGCGATTGTCGTGCTGATTTTGCAATTGACAACAAGCGCGGGAACATTCCCGCTCGAACTAATTCCCCGCTCGTTGCAACACTTTAACGCATGGCTTCCGATGACGTATTCGGTTTTCGGATTGAAAGCGGTCATCTCAAGCGGTGATTTCTCGTTTATGTGGGAAAACATCGGCAAGCTGCTTCTATTTGTTGTTGCCATGATGATGGGAACACTCGTTTATTTGACTATCCAACATCGCCGCCAATTTGCCACGGCCGTCGAACAAGCTTCTGAAGCGTAA
- the pspA gene encoding Phage shock protein A has translation MGIFRRMKTIVLAEVNEQIDRWEDPVAMTKQYLRELEEQLERGRQALAQQWVAERRYETLIAQAEATIEKRSRQAKLALERNEEAVAKLALRDKLLYEKKLEAYKQQYDAIKAKTAEVANRLNQLRERYDELAAKQLELATRVNAAQALKQIDSALASFSADEALRGFARMEERVIALEAEAAAARFGTNAVLSPLPFDEEVERELAKWKDAQAHNA, from the coding sequence ATGGGCATTTTTCGCCGAATGAAGACGATCGTTCTCGCTGAAGTGAACGAACAAATCGACCGCTGGGAAGACCCTGTCGCCATGACAAAACAATATTTGCGCGAACTTGAAGAACAGCTCGAACGAGGGCGCCAGGCGCTCGCCCAGCAATGGGTCGCCGAGCGGCGCTATGAGACGCTCATCGCCCAAGCGGAGGCGACGATTGAAAAACGGAGCCGCCAAGCGAAACTGGCGCTCGAGCGCAACGAAGAAGCCGTCGCCAAACTCGCCTTGCGCGACAAGCTGTTGTATGAGAAAAAGCTGGAGGCGTACAAACAACAATACGACGCCATCAAAGCGAAAACGGCGGAAGTCGCCAACCGTCTAAACCAACTGCGCGAGCGGTACGACGAGCTCGCAGCTAAGCAGCTGGAGCTCGCTACCCGCGTTAACGCCGCGCAAGCGTTGAAGCAAATCGACTCGGCGCTCGCCTCCTTTTCCGCCGACGAGGCGCTGCGCGGATTCGCCCGCATGGAAGAGCGCGTCATCGCCTTAGAAGCCGAAGCGGCAGCCGCCCGATTCGGAACGAACGCCGTGTTGTCCCCTTTGCCGTTTGACGAAGAAGTGGAACGTGAACTGGCGAAATGGAAAGACGCCCAAGCGCATAACGCCTAA
- the ymfD gene encoding Bacillibactin exporter, with amino-acid sequence MNWKRNVRILWLCNFMVSAGMTMVIPFLSLLLWEMGVTEHHSLSVWTGLVFSATFLSAAIMAPIWGMFADKYGQRANLIRAGIGMGLITSCMAFAHSPMALLALRFLVGFFSGFITVSFSYLARVVPRDHSGEALGTLQTGSIAGNIIGPLIGGALSDWFGFRPVFLVTGFCILATLLPVVFWLDKDPVAPQTQERHASFKEVFAHRPLVILFVATFLVQIAVLGVNSMMTIFVQSLVGDSRNLAFLSGLASSITGIATIIGAPYLGKLGDRIGQEKTLPMLLLLSGLFALPQVWTDHLYELYVWRFLQGLVVGGVWPAIQALINAQCPRRIQGRVFGVTASSRFLGNLAGPTAAGAIAGFASISAIFALSGLLLIATGALVGYTVHDRAWREDMKEKIAAWAHRLHIRH; translated from the coding sequence TTGAACTGGAAACGAAACGTCCGCATCCTTTGGCTGTGCAATTTCATGGTGTCGGCGGGAATGACGATGGTCATTCCGTTTTTGTCGCTGCTGTTGTGGGAAATGGGCGTCACCGAGCACCATTCGTTGAGCGTCTGGACCGGTCTTGTCTTTTCGGCGACGTTTTTGTCGGCGGCCATCATGGCGCCGATTTGGGGCATGTTCGCCGACAAGTACGGCCAGCGCGCCAACCTCATCCGCGCAGGGATTGGCATGGGGCTGATCACCAGCTGCATGGCGTTCGCCCATTCGCCGATGGCGCTGCTTGCTCTCCGATTTCTTGTCGGCTTTTTCTCTGGATTTATCACTGTCTCGTTTTCATACTTGGCCCGCGTTGTGCCGAGAGACCATAGCGGCGAGGCGCTCGGGACGCTGCAGACGGGAAGCATCGCCGGCAACATCATCGGGCCGCTCATCGGCGGCGCCTTATCCGATTGGTTCGGCTTCCGCCCGGTGTTTCTCGTGACCGGGTTTTGCATTTTGGCGACATTGCTTCCTGTCGTCTTTTGGCTCGACAAAGACCCCGTCGCGCCGCAGACGCAAGAGCGCCATGCCAGTTTCAAAGAAGTATTCGCCCATCGGCCGCTCGTCATCTTGTTTGTCGCCACCTTTCTCGTGCAAATCGCAGTTCTCGGCGTCAACTCGATGATGACGATTTTCGTCCAATCGCTCGTCGGCGATTCTCGCAATCTCGCATTTCTATCAGGGCTCGCCTCCTCGATCACCGGAATCGCCACGATCATCGGCGCGCCGTATTTAGGCAAGCTCGGCGACCGGATCGGGCAGGAGAAAACACTGCCGATGTTGCTTCTGCTCTCCGGCCTGTTCGCCTTGCCGCAAGTATGGACGGACCATCTTTATGAATTGTACGTCTGGCGCTTCTTGCAAGGGCTTGTCGTCGGCGGCGTATGGCCTGCCATTCAAGCGCTGATTAACGCGCAATGCCCGCGCCGCATCCAAGGGCGGGTGTTCGGCGTCACAGCCAGCAGCCGCTTTCTCGGCAACCTCGCTGGTCCGACGGCAGCGGGAGCCATCGCAGGATTCGCATCCATTTCGGCCATTTTCGCCTTGTCAGGGCTGCTCCTCATCGCCACAGGAGCTTTGGTCGGATACACCGTCCACGACCGCGCATGGCGCGAAGACATGAAAGAAAAAATCGCCGCCTGGGCGCACCGCCTTCACATCCGCCACTGA